In a single window of the Halobaculum lipolyticum genome:
- a CDS encoding protein sorting system archaetidylserine decarboxylase, whose protein sequence is MISVPVPEVAPGSERRVFVPFALAVPFLVLVPPLGVLLAAVGAFSAYFYRDPDREPAGEGVLAPADGHVSVIREDGDRVRVGVFMSPFDVHVCRAPADGTVARLDHRGAAHKPAFAKDSERNERFEYTLSGGDGAVGTDDAADGPDDSGAAEADTEAAAADAERIDGALIAGWFARRITPYVSSGDTVTRGERIGYIAFGSRADVVLPAGYTAADVRVRRGEAVRAGESVIARRD, encoded by the coding sequence GTGATCTCCGTCCCGGTTCCGGAGGTGGCGCCCGGGAGCGAGCGGCGCGTGTTCGTCCCGTTCGCGCTGGCGGTGCCGTTCTTGGTCCTCGTGCCGCCGCTCGGGGTGTTGCTCGCGGCGGTCGGCGCGTTCTCGGCGTACTTCTACCGCGACCCCGACCGCGAGCCGGCGGGCGAGGGGGTGCTCGCGCCGGCCGACGGCCACGTCTCGGTGATCCGCGAGGACGGCGACCGCGTCCGCGTCGGCGTGTTCATGAGTCCGTTCGACGTCCACGTCTGTCGCGCCCCGGCCGACGGGACGGTGGCCCGCCTCGACCACCGCGGCGCCGCACACAAACCCGCGTTCGCGAAGGACTCCGAGCGCAACGAGCGGTTCGAGTACACGCTCTCGGGCGGCGACGGGGCGGTCGGGACCGACGACGCGGCGGACGGACCCGACGACTCCGGCGCAGCCGAAGCCGACACCGAGGCCGCCGCCGCCGACGCCGAACGGATAGACGGCGCGCTGATCGCCGGCTGGTTCGCGCGGCGGATCACCCCCTACGTTTCGTCTGGAGACACGGTCACACGGGGCGAGCGGATCGGCTACATCGCGTTCGGCTCGCGGGCGGACGTGGTGCTCCCGGCCGGCTACACCGCCGCCGACGTGCGCGTACGCCGCGGCGAGGCGGTTCGCGCCGGCGAGTCGGTGATCGCCCGCCGGGACTGA
- the hjc gene encoding Holliday junction resolvase Hjc → MPGNPKGDRRERELVNRLHDAGFAVIRAPASGSSTDRELPDVLAGDGRVFYAVEAKSSSGDPIYLRGEEVEALIYFARNFGASPKIGVRFDREDWYFFHPGDLHVTDGGNYRVKKETALADGETIDDLLAASEDTESDTSVSEVLNAVEQGVLTADEAAEML, encoded by the coding sequence ATGCCGGGTAACCCGAAGGGCGACCGCCGGGAGCGCGAACTCGTCAACAGGCTCCACGACGCCGGCTTCGCGGTGATTCGCGCGCCCGCCAGCGGTTCCTCCACGGACCGCGAACTGCCGGACGTGCTCGCGGGCGACGGCCGGGTGTTCTACGCCGTCGAGGCGAAGTCCTCCTCGGGCGACCCCATCTACCTCCGCGGCGAGGAGGTGGAGGCGCTCATCTACTTCGCGCGCAACTTCGGCGCCTCGCCGAAGATCGGCGTGCGCTTCGACCGCGAGGACTGGTACTTCTTCCACCCGGGCGACCTCCACGTCACCGACGGGGGGAACTACCGCGTGAAGAAGGAGACGGCGCTGGCGGACGGCGAGACCATCGACGACCTGCTCGCCGCCAGCGAGGACACCGAGTCCGACACCAGCGTGAGCGAGGTGCTCAACGCCGTCGAACAGGGCGTGCTCACCGCCGACGAGGCCGCGGAGATGCTGTAG